The proteins below are encoded in one region of Kineosporia corallincola:
- a CDS encoding Gfo/Idh/MocA family protein: protein MKPQPRVAIIGTGMIAAAHLRAARDSGADVIGLLGISPERSQEHAHRWNVPTGYPDLEALLADRPDVVHVCTPNSTHVSYGEAVAAAGIGLVLEKPIATTVADAERLVKTVEAAGVVATVPYVYRYHPMVREIRARRIRGELGDVALVHGSYLQDWLLSPDASTWRIDPREGGASRAFADIGTHWCDLAEFVSGEVFTEVSAATSIVHRTRPVGSSASFAGAREGAERAVVTTEDTATAMFRTQRGMTASTVISQVSAGRKNRLWLEVDGTRGSAVFDQEQPETAWFGSENGALTVHRGEGPAAADQSRLNRTPAGHPQGWTDAFAAFVSDTYAAVRGDRPEGLPTVQDGLRSVRIVQAVLDSAAGNAWTTIGDRS from the coding sequence ATGAAGCCTCAGCCCCGGGTGGCGATCATCGGCACCGGGATGATCGCCGCCGCCCACCTGCGCGCCGCCCGCGACAGCGGGGCCGACGTCATCGGCCTGCTCGGCATCTCACCCGAACGGTCCCAGGAGCACGCCCACCGCTGGAACGTGCCCACCGGATACCCGGATTTGGAGGCCCTGCTGGCCGACCGGCCCGATGTGGTGCATGTCTGCACCCCCAACTCCACCCACGTCAGCTACGGCGAGGCCGTCGCCGCCGCCGGGATCGGTCTGGTGCTGGAGAAGCCGATCGCCACCACGGTCGCCGACGCCGAGCGTCTGGTGAAGACGGTCGAGGCGGCGGGTGTGGTCGCGACCGTGCCGTACGTGTACCGCTACCACCCGATGGTGCGCGAGATCCGGGCCCGCCGGATCCGCGGCGAGCTCGGCGACGTGGCCCTGGTGCACGGCTCGTACCTCCAGGACTGGCTGCTGTCGCCGGACGCCTCGACCTGGCGGATCGACCCGCGGGAGGGCGGCGCCTCCCGGGCCTTCGCCGACATCGGCACCCACTGGTGCGACCTGGCGGAGTTCGTCTCCGGCGAGGTGTTCACCGAGGTCAGTGCCGCGACCTCGATCGTGCACCGGACCCGTCCCGTCGGTTCGTCCGCCTCGTTCGCCGGCGCCCGGGAAGGTGCCGAGCGAGCCGTGGTGACGACCGAGGACACCGCCACGGCGATGTTCCGCACCCAGCGCGGGATGACCGCCAGCACGGTGATTTCCCAGGTCTCGGCCGGCCGCAAGAACCGGCTGTGGCTGGAGGTCGACGGCACCCGGGGATCGGCGGTGTTCGACCAGGAACAGCCCGAGACCGCCTGGTTCGGCAGCGAGAACGGTGCGCTCACCGTGCACCGTGGCGAGGGCCCGGCCGCGGCGGACCAGAGCCGCCTCAACCGCACACCCGCCGGGCACCCCCAGGGCTGGACGGACGCGTTCGCGGCGTTCGTGAGCGACACCTACGCCGCCGTGCGCGGTGACCGGCCCGAGGGCCTGCCGACGGTGCAGGACGGACTGCGATCGGTACGGATCGTGCAGGCGGTGCTGGACAGCGCCGCGGGCAACGCGTGGACGACGATCGGAGACCGCTCATGA